In Panthera leo isolate Ple1 chromosome B3, P.leo_Ple1_pat1.1, whole genome shotgun sequence, a single genomic region encodes these proteins:
- the LOC122223143 gene encoding uncharacterized protein LOC122223143: MAGLRSGRPACIRAAFASTRAGFQKRWRNRPRRFKANHKKNHMDLIEGIWREFLDPYDGQSSEDPPSHSVYGLSTCCPGDVTCIVPSHAPKSRSPGEVRVEDPLSSKIPDRLLKAASWGPASPEADDVDMRPVEASGPEAPGWPAAPSGAPEDRRMTEEGWPRAAGPLLPAAEPSEPGRHTQGRTRGSRPPPRLGSEKDKGPELILFKRKLELLLAEPEKRKRKKQYVA; encoded by the exons ATGGCTGGTCTGAGGTCCGGCCGGCCCGCCTGCATCAGGGCAGCGTTTGCTAGCACCAGGGCCGGCTTCCAGAAGAGGTGGAGGAACAGACCCCGTCGCTTCAAG GCCAATCACAAAAAGAATCACATGGACTTAATTGAAGGTATCTGGAGAGAG TTTTTAGATCCTTACGACGGCCAGTCTTCGGAAGATCCCCCCAGCCATTCTGTCTACGGTCTCAGCACCTGTTGTCCGGGCGACGTGACCTGTATTGTGCCTTCACACGCACCGAAGTCCAGGAGTCCGGGAGAGGTCCGAGTAGAAGatcctctctcctcaaaaatcCCAGACCGCCTCCTCAAAGCTGCCAGCTGGGGCCCTGCGTCCCCGGAGGCCGACGACGTGGACATGCGGCCTGTCGAGGCCAGCGGCCCTGAGGCGCCAGGGTGGCCAGCCGCGCCGTCCGGAGCCCCAGAGGACCGGAGAATGACGGAGGAGGGGTGGCCCAGGGCAGCCGGTCCCCTCCTCCCCGCCGCGGAGCCCTCTGAGCCCGGCAGACACACGCAGGGCAGGACCAGAGGGTCCCGGCCGCCTCCCAGACTTGGGAGTGAGAAGGACAAGGGGCCCGAGCTCATCCTCTTCAAGAGGAAACTGGAACTCTTACTCGCAGAGCccgagaaaaggaagaggaagaagcagtATGTGGCCTAG